A part of Paenibacillus sp. 481 genomic DNA contains:
- a CDS encoding type I polyketide synthase, protein MSGSNEREYNGAEIAVIGMSGRFPGARNLQEYWDNLQKGKESISFFTEEELLAEGIDAETVRHPNYVRAKGILEGIENFDPEFFDYTPREAELMDPQFRLLHECSWEALEEAGYDPKTYKGAIGLYTGAAFNSHWFMRAFKGLGTAEESVTLETAMLNLRDYMATLVSYKLNLKGPSFTVQTACSTSLVAIHLACQSLLSGECSIALAGGVSIQLPQKAGYFYQEGMINSPDGHCRTFDERAAGTVFGDGAGIVVLKPLEDALADGDHVYAVIKGSAINNDGNRKVGYTAPSTAGQVSVIRAAHHVAEVEPESISYIEAHGTATTLGDPIEIEALKTAFQTEKKRYCGIGTAKSNIGHLNNAAGVAGFIKTVLALAHKQLPPTLHFERPNPKIDFENSPFYVNDKLTDWNNDEYPLRAGVSSFGIGGTNAHVVLEEAPPAAASSPGKSAQLIALSAKTETALNRMSEQLSRHLQEQPNVSLADVAYTLQVGRAAFPYRRTLVADSVGKVVEQLAQLDSGNVQTGLAASIDHPVVFMFSGQGSQYVGLGRELYEQEPIFREAADRCFELMPDGIGEKVKRIVYPSTDETEVDSSLINRTDIAQPTIFTVEYALAKLLMNWGVEPQAMIGHSIGEYVAACLAGVFTLEDAVRIVSIRGQLMQSLPGGAMLSVPLPEEELQPLLTNGLALAAVNAPAMCVVSGSHEAVDDLAQLLEEKGLSCRKLHTSHAFHSGMMDPILEEYERELSKLTLQSPQLPFISNVTGTWIRDEEAVSPAYWARHLRGTVRFADGLRTLFADSDAAFAEIGGGNALTSFARRHADAKREHVIVNLMRHPQQNIADSEHLLQQVGRLWNAGVAFDWTRLYGDETRNRVLLPTYQFDRRRFWLDEEGIRIVHTDSTPTKGSRQTDGVDRSAGYELPSGYVAPRNTLEETIATIWRGLLGIEEIGIHDDFFELGGHSLKATSLIAKMHKELDVELLLSDIFNMPTISALAEYIGQTERKAYLAIAAAEQKPYYRLSSAQKRTFLIHQQIGQLTSYNMPMALMVHGPANADQFEEAFVKLIRRHENMRTSFHMVDGEPVQRIHEEFTFTIERLEADDHEMKALIRRFIRPFDLGQAPLIRAAFVKLAPEKHVLLVDMHNIVSDGASMNVFIREFSDLYAGKELSPLRIQYKDFAEWQHQLLEGDVIQQQEQYWINQFNRDIPVLNMPTDLERPEFQSFIGRAHKVILPKETTDRLNALAKANNVTINVLMFHLYTLVLHKYADQNDLVVGSLVAGRRHADVENLIGMFTNFLPVRVRFDERHTLQEQLQMVNKTMINAYENQDFPFDRMVEKLSAKLPRGRNPFFDTMMIFHNEFDGDMVLTAEGLTFENYDITKGVSKLDFKLDMGNLDNGGLLCVLQYNTALFVEETIVGLMQHFCELIDLVLANPQRKLGDLPLLSEAAQSELAAKRRGTVPERTLSITAAATFTADPIRPYVKWWGEQFGTSIDVHFAPYDQVFQELLNPDSLLSTAGDAGMLLVRFEDWLRDDSTSEAQHIKKLERALSELVEAVSVQQRTRPLFAGVFPVSTLSAISPVMVSYLEELTNRWKRELERLEYVHVLDFREIDSLFSVGETFDPAADQAGHMPFTPEYYAAIGTFTARKLLAWQGHPFKVIAVDCDNTLWQGICGEDGADGVVVGEPYRAMQQYLLSKQQEGTLLVLVSKNNEADVWDVFDRHPDMLLKREHFVGWRIDWNPKSENVRSLAEELHLGTDSFILIDDSSLECSEVRSNCPEVLVLQLPSEQQIPAFLQHIWALDRLSVSEEDKQRTELYATERKRGEVRAASTSLQAFLDELEIVMSINEASTAQLPRIAQLTQRTNQFTLNVNRRTEGELSTVLAESGTTCWALEAADRFGRYGLIGAVITKCDDQIVHLDTFLLSCRILGRGIEAAVLSALKPYCLDRKAAYIEVVCTITGKNEPMLAFLKQGKWVVMEESEQAVRYRHAVDEIPDSCGHIECLHHAPLPGGEELQRAATEANDSVINVFAAAGNFEQQTGELVVDNLENSPHRQQLLPLLYHSASQLLLLPVQQTEGGETQRAAYREPTNEVEATLVSIWQSVLGISRVGIDDDFFRLGGSSLHAVRVEIEMEKQGLVADRQQLFNYRTISQLSPFIRVTVME, encoded by the coding sequence ATGAGCGGATCGAACGAGAGGGAATATAACGGGGCAGAAATTGCCGTCATTGGTATGTCGGGCAGGTTTCCGGGGGCTCGAAACTTACAGGAATATTGGGACAACTTGCAAAAAGGCAAAGAGTCGATCTCATTTTTCACGGAAGAGGAACTGCTGGCAGAGGGCATCGATGCGGAAACAGTGCGGCATCCGAACTATGTGAGAGCTAAAGGAATATTGGAGGGTATCGAGAACTTTGATCCCGAATTTTTCGACTATACGCCGCGTGAAGCAGAGCTGATGGACCCGCAATTCCGCCTGCTACATGAATGTTCTTGGGAAGCGCTTGAAGAAGCGGGGTATGATCCCAAGACGTACAAGGGAGCTATCGGTCTGTATACGGGCGCAGCCTTCAATTCCCATTGGTTTATGCGTGCATTCAAAGGATTAGGAACCGCGGAGGAATCAGTCACGCTGGAGACGGCGATGTTGAACTTGCGCGATTATATGGCGACACTCGTGTCGTACAAGCTGAATCTGAAAGGGCCGAGCTTTACGGTGCAGACGGCTTGCTCCACGTCTCTTGTAGCCATCCATCTTGCCTGCCAAAGTTTGTTGAGTGGGGAGTGTAGCATTGCGCTTGCTGGAGGTGTCTCGATTCAGTTGCCGCAGAAGGCGGGCTATTTTTATCAAGAGGGAATGATTAACTCTCCCGATGGACACTGCCGTACGTTCGACGAACGGGCGGCTGGTACGGTGTTCGGAGACGGGGCGGGAATCGTCGTTCTGAAGCCGCTGGAAGATGCGCTTGCGGACGGTGACCACGTATATGCCGTTATTAAAGGCTCGGCGATCAACAATGACGGCAATCGTAAAGTGGGCTACACCGCTCCGAGCACAGCCGGGCAAGTATCGGTCATCCGCGCCGCGCATCATGTGGCGGAGGTGGAGCCGGAGAGTATCAGTTACATTGAAGCGCACGGCACGGCCACGACACTGGGCGATCCGATCGAGATCGAAGCGCTGAAGACGGCATTTCAAACGGAGAAGAAACGGTATTGCGGTATCGGCACGGCTAAATCCAACATTGGACATTTGAACAACGCTGCTGGTGTAGCTGGATTCATAAAGACGGTGCTGGCGCTTGCTCACAAACAATTGCCGCCTACCTTGCATTTTGAACGCCCGAATCCGAAGATCGATTTCGAAAATAGCCCGTTCTATGTCAACGATAAATTGACTGACTGGAACAACGACGAGTACCCGCTGCGGGCCGGAGTAAGCTCCTTCGGTATCGGCGGAACGAATGCGCACGTCGTCTTGGAGGAAGCGCCCCCTGCGGCTGCTTCTTCCCCAGGCAAGTCGGCCCAGCTTATCGCCTTATCGGCGAAGACGGAAACCGCGCTCAATCGGATGAGCGAGCAATTGAGCCGCCATTTGCAGGAGCAACCGAACGTATCTTTGGCCGATGTGGCGTATACGCTGCAAGTGGGACGCGCAGCGTTCCCGTATCGTCGCACGCTCGTCGCTGACAGTGTGGGCAAAGTCGTCGAACAGTTGGCCCAACTCGATTCGGGTAACGTCCAGACGGGGCTGGCTGCAAGTATCGATCATCCAGTCGTCTTCATGTTCTCTGGCCAAGGTTCCCAATATGTTGGATTAGGTCGGGAGCTTTATGAGCAAGAGCCGATCTTCCGCGAGGCGGCGGATCGTTGCTTCGAACTTATGCCGGATGGAATTGGCGAGAAGGTAAAGCGGATTGTTTATCCGTCTACGGATGAGACAGAAGTTGATTCCTCGCTCATCAATAGGACGGACATCGCGCAGCCGACTATATTTACGGTCGAGTATGCGCTTGCCAAGCTTCTAATGAATTGGGGAGTAGAGCCGCAGGCGATGATCGGACATAGCATTGGCGAGTACGTAGCGGCCTGTCTCGCGGGTGTCTTTACGCTGGAAGATGCGGTTCGGATCGTTAGTATCCGCGGTCAATTGATGCAGAGTTTACCTGGCGGGGCTATGCTGAGCGTGCCATTGCCAGAGGAGGAATTGCAGCCGCTACTTACCAACGGCCTTGCACTGGCGGCGGTAAATGCCCCTGCGATGTGTGTCGTATCGGGCTCTCACGAAGCGGTTGATGACTTGGCACAATTGCTGGAGGAGAAAGGGCTGAGCTGTCGGAAACTTCATACGTCCCACGCGTTCCATTCTGGGATGATGGACCCGATTTTGGAGGAGTACGAGCGGGAATTGAGCAAGTTGACGCTTCAGTCGCCGCAGCTGCCGTTCATTTCGAATGTGACGGGAACGTGGATTCGTGACGAAGAAGCGGTAAGCCCAGCTTACTGGGCCCGCCATTTACGCGGCACGGTGCGATTTGCGGATGGATTGCGAACATTGTTCGCTGATTCCGACGCTGCGTTTGCCGAGATTGGCGGCGGCAACGCGTTGACTTCGTTCGCGAGACGACATGCGGATGCGAAGCGAGAGCATGTCATTGTGAATTTGATGCGTCACCCGCAGCAAAATATAGCGGATTCGGAACACTTGCTGCAGCAAGTCGGACGGTTGTGGAATGCCGGCGTCGCATTCGATTGGACTCGATTGTACGGGGATGAAACACGCAACCGCGTTCTGTTGCCGACATATCAGTTCGACCGTAGACGATTCTGGCTCGATGAGGAAGGCATCCGTATCGTTCACACGGATTCAACGCCGACGAAGGGTAGCAGACAAACGGATGGCGTGGATCGGTCTGCAGGATACGAGCTGCCGAGCGGCTACGTTGCGCCGCGCAATACGCTGGAAGAGACAATCGCGACAATTTGGCGCGGTCTGCTCGGCATTGAAGAGATCGGAATACATGACGATTTCTTTGAATTGGGTGGGCACTCCCTGAAGGCGACCAGCCTCATCGCCAAAATGCACAAGGAACTTGATGTGGAGCTGTTGTTGTCGGATATTTTCAACATGCCGACGATCAGCGCACTGGCTGAATATATCGGGCAGACGGAGAGAAAAGCATACTTGGCTATTGCGGCTGCGGAACAAAAACCGTACTACCGACTGTCATCTGCGCAGAAGCGGACGTTCCTTATCCATCAGCAAATCGGGCAGTTAACTTCATATAATATGCCGATGGCTTTGATGGTACACGGACCGGCGAACGCAGATCAGTTCGAAGAAGCGTTTGTCAAGCTGATCCGCCGCCACGAAAACATGCGTACTTCCTTCCATATGGTGGACGGAGAGCCGGTACAGCGAATTCACGAAGAATTTACATTTACCATCGAGCGGCTTGAAGCGGACGATCACGAGATGAAAGCGTTGATTAGGCGGTTTATCCGCCCGTTCGATCTGGGACAAGCCCCACTTATACGGGCTGCTTTTGTTAAGCTGGCTCCGGAAAAGCATGTGCTACTCGTCGATATGCACAATATCGTGTCAGACGGCGCGTCGATGAACGTGTTCATCAGAGAGTTCAGCGACTTGTACGCGGGGAAAGAGTTGTCTCCGTTGCGGATTCAGTATAAAGATTTTGCGGAGTGGCAGCACCAACTGCTGGAAGGAGATGTTATCCAGCAACAGGAGCAATATTGGATAAACCAGTTCAATCGGGACATTCCGGTGTTGAATATGCCGACCGACTTAGAACGGCCAGAATTCCAATCGTTTATTGGACGGGCGCACAAGGTCATTTTGCCAAAAGAAACTACCGATCGCCTGAATGCCTTGGCCAAGGCGAATAACGTCACGATTAACGTGCTGATGTTCCACTTGTATACGCTCGTGCTGCACAAGTATGCTGACCAAAACGATTTGGTAGTCGGTTCGTTGGTTGCGGGCAGACGTCATGCAGACGTGGAAAACCTAATTGGCATGTTCACTAACTTCTTACCTGTCCGTGTGCGCTTCGATGAGCGGCATACCTTGCAGGAGCAGTTGCAAATGGTGAACAAGACGATGATAAACGCCTACGAAAATCAGGATTTCCCTTTTGATCGGATGGTCGAAAAGTTGTCAGCGAAGTTGCCACGCGGCCGAAATCCGTTCTTCGACACGATGATGATTTTCCATAATGAGTTTGACGGAGATATGGTGTTGACCGCCGAAGGCCTTACTTTTGAAAATTACGACATTACAAAAGGGGTCTCCAAGCTCGACTTTAAGCTTGATATGGGCAATTTGGACAACGGTGGGCTGCTCTGCGTGTTGCAATATAACACCGCGCTGTTCGTCGAGGAGACGATTGTAGGCTTGATGCAACATTTTTGCGAGCTGATTGACCTTGTACTGGCCAATCCGCAGCGTAAACTGGGGGATTTACCGCTGTTATCGGAAGCAGCACAGTCAGAGTTGGCTGCGAAGAGACGTGGCACCGTGCCGGAGCGAACGTTATCGATTACGGCTGCTGCTACTTTTACTGCCGATCCGATCCGCCCTTATGTCAAATGGTGGGGTGAGCAATTCGGGACGAGCATTGATGTCCATTTTGCGCCGTACGACCAAGTGTTTCAGGAGCTCTTGAACCCTGACAGCTTGCTGTCGACTGCTGGCGATGCAGGTATGCTACTTGTCCGTTTCGAAGATTGGTTACGGGATGATAGCACGTCAGAGGCGCAGCACATCAAGAAGTTGGAGCGAGCGCTATCAGAGCTCGTGGAGGCCGTTTCTGTGCAGCAAAGAACAAGACCACTGTTCGCTGGCGTGTTTCCGGTTTCCACTTTATCAGCGATAAGTCCGGTAATGGTAAGTTATTTGGAGGAGCTGACGAATCGGTGGAAGCGTGAGTTGGAGCGGTTGGAGTATGTTCACGTCCTCGACTTTAGAGAAATCGACTCGTTGTTCAGCGTAGGCGAGACGTTCGATCCGGCTGCCGACCAAGCGGGACATATGCCGTTCACGCCGGAATATTATGCAGCGATTGGGACTTTTACAGCACGCAAGTTGCTTGCTTGGCAAGGTCATCCATTCAAAGTGATCGCGGTCGATTGCGATAACACGCTGTGGCAGGGCATTTGTGGCGAAGACGGAGCTGATGGGGTAGTCGTAGGAGAACCTTATCGTGCGATGCAGCAGTATTTGCTGTCCAAACAACAGGAGGGAACACTGCTTGTACTCGTCAGTAAAAATAACGAAGCGGATGTCTGGGACGTATTTGATCGTCATCCCGACATGTTGCTCAAACGCGAGCATTTCGTTGGCTGGCGCATCGACTGGAATCCGAAGTCGGAAAATGTGCGTTCGCTGGCGGAGGAGCTCCATTTGGGGACAGACAGCTTCATCCTCATCGACGACAGTTCATTGGAGTGTTCGGAGGTGCGGTCGAATTGTCCGGAGGTGCTCGTATTGCAGCTGCCTAGTGAGCAGCAAATTCCAGCCTTCCTCCAGCACATATGGGCTTTGGATCGCTTGAGCGTGTCGGAAGAGGACAAGCAAAGAACGGAATTGTACGCGACAGAGCGCAAGCGCGGCGAAGTTCGGGCAGCGTCCACTTCACTGCAAGCGTTTTTGGACGAGCTGGAAATCGTGATGAGCATTAACGAGGCCAGCACGGCGCAGTTGCCGCGTATCGCACAGCTTACGCAGCGCACGAACCAGTTCACGCTAAACGTTAACCGCAGAACGGAGGGCGAATTGTCCACCGTGTTGGCCGAGTCGGGGACTACTTGTTGGGCACTTGAAGCGGCTGATCGATTCGGACGTTACGGGCTGATCGGAGCCGTTATAACCAAATGCGATGATCAGATTGTGCATTTGGATACGTTCCTGCTGAGCTGCCGGATTCTCGGAAGAGGCATCGAGGCCGCCGTACTGAGTGCGTTAAAGCCCTACTGTCTTGATCGTAAGGCAGCATATATTGAAGTTGTTTGCACAATAACAGGGAAAAACGAACCAATGTTGGCATTTTTGAAACAGGGCAAGTGGGTCGTTATGGAGGAGTCGGAGCAGGCTGTACGTTACCGCCATGCGGTAGACGAAATTCCTGACAGCTGTGGTCATATCGAATGTTTACACCATGCTCCACTGCCTGGCGGTGAAGAACTACAACGCGCCGCAACTGAAGCGAATGATAGCGTGATTAACGTGTTCGCAGCAGCAGGAAACTTTGAACAGCAAACGGGAGAGCTCGTTGTCGACAATCTGGAAAACTCGCCTCATCGACAGCAGTTGCTGCCGCTGCTCTATCATTCCGCATCCCAGCTGCTCCTACTGCCGGTGCAGCAAACAGAGGGCGGTGAAACGCAGAGAGCCGCATACCGCGAGCCTACAAATGAAGTCGAAGCTACGCTTGTGAGCATATGGCAAAGCGTGCTAGGAATCAGCCGCGTCGGAATCGACGATGACTTCTTCCGTTTGGGAGGAAGCTCTCTTCACGCCGTTCGTGTCGAAATCGAGATGGAGAAGCAGGGACTCGTTGCAGATCGACAGCAATTATTTAATTATCGTACCATCTCTCAATTGTCACCGTTTATTCGTGTGACCGTCATGGAATAA